The nucleotide sequence TCGGCATCGCGAGCATCGATTTCAGCGGAAAGGCGATCAGACACGCCGCAAGGGCCCCGCCGCACACCACCAAAAGCGATGGCACGTCGATGAACGCCATGAGCGAAGAACCTGGTGCGATCAAGATCGCGACCAAGATCAGCCCAAAGGCAGCCAGCAGTCCGACGACGGATGCGATATCCATAACGTTTTGTTCTAAGTTTCCCCGGAATTGGGCCTGGGTATACCAGGAGGCAACAGATTTTTGCGTTGGTGGTACTCAATTACACGATCCACCACAACGTCAGTTCCCTCGCGGACAACAATTCGGTCCCCATTCACCAGGGTGATGAACGTGTCGGGGCTGGCCTCGATGTAGCGGATCAGTTCCGCATTCAAGACGAAAGGTTCGCCCGCAAGATGGGTCAACTTGATCATCGCAAACCGCTCCCGTTCGAAGCACCGAACACCTAGTGCACTTCTGGTGCGCACTAGGCGTTCAAACTTAGGTCAGAATTAGTGGCGTGCTAGCGTTTTATCGACGCAGGTTCAGAAGTTCGTCAAACAACTGCTGAGCCGTGGTGATAACCCGAGAGCTACCACGATATTGCGTCGACGCCAGAATCAGGTCGATCAGGTTACCACCGATGTCGGTGTTACTCAG is from Bremerella sp. JC817 and encodes:
- a CDS encoding flagellar FlbD family protein: MIKLTHLAGEPFVLNAELIRYIEASPDTFITLVNGDRIVVREGTDVVVDRVIEYHQRKNLLPPGIPRPNSGET